The Cellulomonas shaoxiangyii sequence GGGTGCGGTGGCGTTGAGCCCGGGCTCCCAGCGGTCGCTGCGCGTGACGTCGTCGCCGATGCCCCGCACGTAGGCCGTGAGGCCCGTGGGCCCGCCGGCATCCCGCAGCAGCAGGTTGCCCGCGGTGTTGTCGCTGTACCGGACCGCCGCGTCGCCGAGCTCGCGCCACGTCATCGTGCCGCCGATCCGCTCCCCCGTGACGGGCGAGAAGTCCACGAGGTCGTCGGCCGTGACGGGGACCGCCTCGTCGAGTCCCGCGACCCCACGTGCTGCCAGGACCGCGGCCGCCGCGAGCGGCTTGACCGTCGAGCAGAACGCGAACCGCTCGTCGGCGCGGTGGCCGGTCGTGCGGCCCTGCGCGGTGTCGACCGCGTGCACCCCGAGGCGCACGCCGTGCCGCGCCTCGACGTCCGCGAGCGCGGCCGTGAGGTCGAGGGCGGGCGGGGCGGTGGGCGTCGCGGACGGCGTCGGGGTGGACGTCGCGGTCGCGACCGACGACGTGGCGTCACGTGGCGCGGTGCACGCGGCGACGAGCAGCGCGAGCGCGCCGACCTGCAGGACGGCGCGGCGGCTCGGGCCGGACGCGTGCGACATCGTGAACCTCCGTGCGGGGGACGGCCGGGACGTGCACCGCCCGCCGACGCCCATCATGCCCGGGCGGAGTGCGCCGGGCGCCGATGGGTGGGGCGAGGACGCGTCGGCCGCTGCCGCCCGTCCCCGCGCGTCAGACGAACAGGCAGAACGGGTGGGCGTCGAGGTCGAGCATGACCCGGACCTCGTCCTGCGGCTGGACGTCGGCCTCCCGCGCGCCGCACTCCAGCGCCCACGCGACGGCCGCGTCGAGGTCGTCGACCTGGATGTCGAGGTGCTGCGTCGACCGCTGCTCCCCGGCCCGGGCGGGCCACACCGGCGGCGTCCACTCGCGCTCGTGCTCGACGTTGATGGTCATCCCGGCCTCGCCCGCGGGCGGCTTCACCTGCGCCCACGTGATGCCGTTCGGGTCGCCGGGGTCGGCCTCCTCCTCGACGGTCACGCGCCCGCCGAGCAGCCGCGCGTAGAAGTGCGCCTGCTCGTGCGGGCGCGCGGTGCTGATCGTCATGGAGGTCGCCCGCAGCCGCGGCCGCGCGGCGCCCCCGCCGGACGGGGAGGTGCCGGACGAGGAGGTGCCGAAGGCGTCGTCGCTCATCCTCGGGATGCTGCCACGCCCCACCGACACCCTCCCCCGCCCCCTCCCCCGCTCCCCTCTCCCCACCCGCCACTCCCCCACGAACCCGGACTTCCTCAGCACCCCCGCGCCCACGCCCTGACGAAGTCCGGGTTCGACGGGGGGTGAAGGGGTGGGACGGGCGGGGTCGGCCGCGGGCGACGAGATCCGGGTTCGACGCCCGGTGACACCGGGCCTGGCGGCGTGGAACGTCGTCACGAGGCCGCCACGCCCGGGTTCAACCGCCCGGGTAGGTGCCGGTCAGCCGCGGGCGACGCGGGCCGGGTTCGATGCCCGGTGACACCGGGCCTGGCGGCCGGGAACGGGGTCACGAGGCCGCCGGGCCCGGGTTCACCGCCGGGCAGCGGGCCGGGTCAGCCGCGGGCGACGCGGCGGAGGAGGGTCAGCAGCTCGGTCTGCTCCGCGGGGGTCAGGACGTCGAGGCGGGCGCGCGCGCCCTCCTGGCGGCGCTCCGACAGCCGCGCGAGCTGCGCGCGGCCCGCGTCGGTGAGCTCCACGAGCGTCGCGCGGCGGTCCGCCGGGTCGGGGACGCGCCGCACCCAGCCGTCCTCCTCGGCCTGGTCGACCTTCGACGTGACGGAGCGGGGCGCCACGTCGAGGACGTCGGCGAGCTCGCCCAGCCGGCGCGGCCGGTCGCAGCGGTCGAGGGTGCGCAGCAGCCGCAGCTGCCCGGGCGTCATCTCGTGGCCGAGCAGCTCGGACGCCTCGCGCCGGACGTTGCGGAGCACGTCGTGCAGGAGCTCGAGGAACTCCTCGGACGGGCCGGTCGGCCCGCCGTTGCGGGGCGCGCCGTCGGCCGGCGGGGCGTCGTCCTCGTGCAGCGGGGCGTCCACGGGTCGAGGCTAGTCGGGAATGAAACCGAAGTGAATCGCGCTCATGGTGAGGTAACCTCACTAATCGCGGTCGCACCGGCCGCCCACCTCCGGACCCAGGAGGCCCCATGACTCCCCCCTCGATGCCCAGCGGCGGCAACGCCGTCCGCGGCTTCACGCGCGACCCCGCGGTCAAGGCCCAGCGCCTGCACCGCGGCTCGCTGCGCCGCATCCTCGCGTTCGCGCGCCCCTACCGCGCCCAGCTCGCGGTCTTCCTCGTCCTCATCGCGCTCGGCGCCGCCGCCGGCGCCCTCACCCCCTGGCTGCTGCAGCGGCTCATCGACGACGGCATCAACCGCGGCGACACCCGCGTCGTCGTCGGCGTCGCCGCCACGGTCGCCGGCCTCGCGGTCGTCTCCGCGATCCTCGGCGTCGCCGAGCGGTGGGTGTCGGCGCGCATCGGCGAGGGCCTGATCCACGACCTGCGCACCGCGGTGTTCGACCACGTGCAGCGCATGCCGCTCGCGTTCTTCTCCCGCGCCCGCACGGGCGCGCTCGTGCAGCGGCTCAACGGCGACGTGCTGGGCGCCCAGCAGGCGTTCACGTCCACGCTGTCCAACGTCGTGAGCAACTCGCTCACGGTCGCGTTCGTGCTGGCCGCGATGCTGTCGATGTCGTGGCAGCTCACGCTGCTCTCGCTCGTCCTGCTGCCCGTCTTCGTGCTGCCCGCCCGGTGGTTCGGGCGCAAGATCGCCGCGATCACGCGCGAGTCCTACGAGCTCGGCGCCGACGCCTCGCAGACGATGACCGAGCGGTTCAACGTCGCCGGCGCGCACCTGGTGAAGGTCTTCGGCGACCCGGCGGTCGAGTCCGCCGCCTACGCCGAGCAGACCGCGCGCGTGCGCGACATCGGCGTCAAGCGCGCCCTGTACTCGACGTGGTTCCGCATCGGCCTGACCACCGTGGCGTCCATCGCGACCGCGATCGTCTACGGCCTCGGCGGCCTGCTCGCCATCCGCGACGAGCTCACCGTCGGCGTCGTCGTCGCGCTCGCCGCCTACCTCGGCCGGCTCTACGGCCCGCTGACCGCGATGTCGAACGTGCAGGTCGACGTCATGACCGCGCTCGTCTCCTTCGAGCGCGTGCTCGAGGTGCTCGACCTCGTCCCGACCGTCGGCGAGAAGCCCGACGCCGCGGACCTGCGCACGGCCGTCGCCGCGCGCGGCGCGAGCGTCGAGCTCGACCACGTCGCCTTCCGGTACCCCTCCGCCGGCGAGGTCTCGCTCGCGTCGCTCGAGTCGGTCGCGACCCTCAGCCACGACCCCGTCGCCGACACCCTCCACGACGTCACGTTCTCCGTGCCCGCGGGCGCGATGGTCGCCCTCGTCGGCCCCTCGGGCGCCGGCAAGACGACGATCTCGCAGCTCGTCACGCGCATGTACGACCCCACGCGGGGCGCCGTCCGGATCGCCGGGCAGGACCTGCGCGACGTCACGGCCGAGTCGCTGCGTGCGACCGTCGGCGTCGTCAGCCAGGAGGCGCACCTCTTCCACGACACGATCGCGGGCAACCTCCGCTTCGCCCGGCCCGACGCCACCGACGCGGACATCGAGCGGGCCCTGCGCGCCGCGCACGTGTGGGACCTCGTCGCGTCGCTGCCGGACGGCATCGGGACCGTCGTCGGCGACCGCGGCTACCGCCTCTCGGGCGGCGAGCGCCAGCGGCTCGCGATCGCGCGGCTGCTGCTCAAGGCGCCCGACGTCGTCGTGCTGGACGAGGCCACGGCCCACCTCGACTCGGAGTCCGAGGCGGCCGTGCAGGCCGCCCTCGACGAGGCGCTCACCGGGCGGACCTCGCTGGTCATCGCGCACCGCCTCTCCACCGTCCGGCAGGCCGACCTCATCGTGGTCGTCGAGGCGGGACGCGTCGTCGAGCAGGGCACGCACGCCGACCTGCTCGCCCGCGGCGGCCTGTACGCGGACCTGTACCGCACGCAGTTCGCGCAGGCCGCGGTCGCCTGAGCCGCCCGCCCCGCGCCGATCCCCGGAGGCGGGCGTACCGTCGATGAGATGGGGGCTAACAGGGGCAGGACGGGCATCCGCGCATGCCTGGTGGCAGCGGCGGCACTCGCGGTGGGGGCGTGCGGCACGGGGACGACGGAGCCGACGGCGACGTCGTCGTCGACGACGACGACGCCGACCGGGTCCGCGTCACCGAGCGCGACGAGCAGCGCGAGCGGCACCGCCACGGGCGACGCCGTGGCGAGCCCGTCGCTCGAGAGCCTGCAGGAGCAGGTGGTGGACCAGTTCGAGCCGATGGAGTACGACGACGCCGAGGCCGGCCTCACCATCCGGTACCACCTGTTCCTCCCGGAGGGCTACGACGGCGACGAGTCGTACCCGATGGTCGTGTTCATCTCCGACTCCAGCCGCGTCGGCGACGACGTCGGCGCGCCGCTCGCCGACTACGGCGCGCTGATCTGGGCGAGCGAGCAGCAGCAGGCGCGCCAGCCCACCCTCGTCCTCGTCCCGCAGTACCCCGAGGTGATCATCGACGACCTCGACGGACACACCGTCAGCGACTACGTCGACATGACGGCCGGCCTGATCCGGGCCGTGCAGGAGGACTACGAGGTCGACTCCGACCGCATCTACGGCACCGGCCAGTCCATGGGCGCGATGACGGTCATGTACCTCGCCGCCCAGCAGCCGGACCTGTTCGCCGCCGAGCTCCTCGTCTCCGGCCAGTGGGACACGGCCGACCTGCAGGGCCTGACGGAGGAGACGTTCGTGTACGTCGCCGCCGGCGGGGACGAGCGGGCCACGCGCGGGCAGGACGACGTCGAGGCGATGCTCGACGAGGCGAACGTGCCCTTCGGGACCGCGACGTGGGACGCCACGTGGTCGCCGACGCGCCTCGAGGAGGCCGCGGACGAGCTGCTCGCCGACGACGACCGGATCTACTTCGTCACCTTCGAGGCGGGCACGGTCCTGGAGGCCGGCGGGTCGGACGACGGGCGCACCAGCGAGCACATGGCGTCGTTCCAGCCGGCCTACGAGATCGCGGCCCTGCGCGACTGGCTGGTCGAGCAGGAGGACTGACGGACCGTCCCCCGCCGCCCCCACCGTCAGCGGGGCAGCAGGCGGGGCGCGCCGATGCGGACGTCCACGCCCGGGGACCACGTCACGTGCGGCGCCCCCGACGGCGCGGGCAGCCCGCACCACGTCAGCAGGTCGGTGTCGAGCTCGGTCACGCCCGCCGCGTGCAGGGGCCACGCCGCGTGGTCGACCGGCACGCGCCACAGCCGCCCCGCGCGCTGCGTGTACGCGTTCCACCGGCCCGTCACGGAGTCGAGCCAGCGGTCGGGCGCCACGCGGCCGCCGGGCACCACGGTCGCCCGCAGCGCGCCGCCCGCGGCACCGCGCGCCGCGTACGTCGTCAGGCCCGCCGCGTCGCGCACCGCCCCCTGCGCGCGCCGGTACGGCAGCCCGATGGAGCGCAGCCCCGCGACCACGGCCGCGCGCGAGCACAGCAGCGTGAGGAACCACAGCCCGTCGGTCCCGCTGGCGGGGTGGCGCACGTACGTGCGCACGTTCACCTCGACGACGCGTGACCACGGCGGCGGGGACGGCAGCCCGGGCGCCCGCAGGTCCCGCAGCAGGAACGGGGTCACCGCGACCCACGCCGCACCGTCGACGACGTCGGGCACGAGGCCGTCGGGCAGCAGCGGCGCGATGTCGTCGGGACGGCACGGCCAGTGCAGGAACGTCAGGGACTCCCAGCGCATGAGGCTCACGGGCACGCGCACCCGGGCGTCGGGCAGCCGTCCGCTCACCGTCGCGCCCCGATGCGCGCGGTGCGGTCCACGCCGTCCGCCGGCTCGCCGACCCCTACCCGTCCCACGTCACCGCCCGGTGCTGACCCGGCTGGGCGGCCCTCCCGGGCCGCCCCCGCCTCACGACCATCCTGTCCCGGGTGGCGCCCGCGGTCGCGCCGAGGGCCGGTACGCGGCGCGTCAGTGCGTGAGCTTGAGCCCGACGACGCAGCCGACGATGCCGAGGATGAGCAGCACCTTCACCAGCGACGCCGGCTCGGCGCCGGTCGCCATCGCGTACAGCACGGTCAGCGACGCGCCGATGCCCACCCACACGGCGTAGGCGGTCCCGGTCGGCAGCTCGCGCATCGCGTACGCGAGGCCGCCCATCGACGCCAGCAGGGCGACGCCGAACACGACCGTCGGGCCGACCCTCGAGAAGCCGTCGGAGCGCCCGAGGGCGGTCGCCCACACGGCCTCGAGGACACCGGACAGGGCGAGCACGAGCCAGGACATGCGGACCCCCGTGGCCGCCGTCTTGTCGCCCTCCGGGTACGGCGCCGCTCGTCCGGGGGGCCGCTCACGACGCGGCGCACGTCACGACACGGTGCGCACGGGCGCGGCCCCGCGGCCATCGTGGCACACGGGGCGCGCCCGCCCGTCAGCAGCCGCCCGGCTGCTGCTCGCCCAGCTGCTGCTCGCCCGGCTGGACGTCGCCCGGCTGCTCGTAGCCCCGGATGGCGTCGACCTTGGCGGCCGACGACGACGCGGTGTCGAACTCGTGGTCCAGCCACTCGCGCACGAGCACCTTCGCGAGCTCGAGGCCGATCACGCGCTGCCCCAGGCACAGGACCTGCGCGTCGTTCGACAGCACCGAGCGCTGCACCGAGAACGTGTCGTGCGCGGTCACGGCGCGCACGCCGGGCACCTTGTTCGCCGCGATCGCCATCCCGAGCCCCGTGCCGCACACCAGGAGGGCGCGGTCCGCCTGCCCGCCCGCGACGCGACGGGCCGCCGCGACCGCGACGTGCGGGTACGCGGTGTCCTCCCCGGCGTGCACGCCCACGTCCTCCACCAGCTCGACCCGCGGGTCGGCCCGCAGCAGGTCCGCCAGGGCGTCCTTGTACGCCAGCCCCGCGTCGTCGGCTCCGACGACGATCCTCGCCACGCTCATCTCGTCCCCTCCTCGTCCGGTCCGTCCGCGGCGCGCGCCGCGGACCACACCGCTGTGAGCACCGCCGCGAACGACACGGCGCCGGGGTCGGGCGTCCCCACGCTCCGCTCGGCCAGCGGCCGAGCGCGCCCGAGCCGCGGCCGCAGGCCGGCCGTGGCGCTCGCCGCGGCGTCGGCCGCCGCGAGCGCGTCCCGCCACGCCACGTCCAGGGGCACGCCCGCGGCGGCGGCCCGCTCGAGCTCGCCCGCGAACGGCTCGGCGGCGTCGAGCATCGTCTTGTCGCCGGGCCGCGCACCGCCGAGCGCCGCGACGGCGTCGACCCCCGCGCGCACCGCCCGGGCGGCGCGGGTCAGCGGGTCGGCCGCGGGCCGCGCCCCGAGCGCGTCGGCGGCCGCGGAGACGCCCGCGCCCCACAGCACGCCCGACGTGCCGCCCGCGCGGTCCGCCCAGGCCTGGCCCGCGTCGCGCAGGCACGCGGCGGCGCCGTGTCCCGCGTCGGCGGAGGCGGTGGCGGCGTCGGACGCGGCACCCGCGCCCCGCACCATGCCGCGCCCGTGGTCGCCGTCGCCCGCGACCGCGTCGAGCCGGCCCAGCTCGCCCTCGAGCTCCCCGAGCACCGCGACGACGCGCTGCAGCGCCGCGACCAGCACGATCGCCTCGGCGGCGTCGGCCGGGTCCACCACGCGCGGCTGCGCGTCGGCGGGGTCTGCGTCGGCGGGGTCTGCGTCGGCGGACGCTGCGTCGGCGGGCGGTCCGGTCACCGCCGACGACGCGGCCCCGGCGCCGCCGGCCCCCTCCGACCCGTCGGCCACCGGGACGTCACCGCGCCGGTAGGCGGGCGTGTGCGCCGGCGCGCACCACAGGCGCTCCAGCTCGTCGTCGAGCCACACGAGGGTCAGCGAGCACCCGGACATGTCGAGGCTCGTGACGAGCTCCCCGGCCTCGGGCGCCACGACCTGCAGGCCGGCCGCGTCGAGGCGTGCGCGCACGGCCCGCCACAGCACGAACAGCTCCTCGTACTTGGTCCGCCCCAGCCCGTTGAGCACCGCCGCGACCCGGGTCGCCGCACCGGCGGGCCGCTCCGCCAGCAGCCGGTCGACGAGCAGGGTCGCGAGCTCCGTCGCGCTGCACGCCGGCACCTCGCCGATGCCGGGCTCGCCGTGGATGCCCACGCCGATGCCGAACATGCCCTCGGGGACGGTGAACAGCGGCGCGTCCGCGCCGGGCAGGGTGCAGCCGTCGAACGCGACGCCGAGCGTGCGCGTGCGGTCGTTGGCGTGCGTCGCGGCCGCGACGACCTCCTCGAGCGACGCACCCGCGGCCGCGGCCGCACCGGCGGCCTTGAACACGACGAGGTCACCCGCGATCCCGCGGCGGCGGTCCGCCTCGTCCGCCGGGGCGGACGCGATGTCGTCGGTCACGACGAGGAACTCCGCGGGCACGCCGCGGCGGCGCAGCTCGTCGCGCGCGAGCGTGAAGTTCATGACGTCACCGGCGTAGTTGCCGGTGAGCAGCAGGACGCCGGCGTCGCCCGCCGCGGCCGCGCCCACCGACACCGCGTCGGCGGTGGACGGCGACGTGAACACGTTGCCCACCACGGCGCCGTGCGCGAGCCCGGGCCCGACGAGGCCGCAGAACGCCGGGTAGTGCCCGGAGCCTCCCCCGACGACCACGGCGACCTGCGAGCGCGCCGCGGGGACGGCCCGC is a genomic window containing:
- a CDS encoding dihydroxyacetone kinase family protein — its product is MSPLADDPARFADDVLDGFVDLYADQVRRVPGGVVRAVPAARSQVAVVVGGGSGHYPAFCGLVGPGLAHGAVVGNVFTSPSTADAVSVGAAAAGDAGVLLLTGNYAGDVMNFTLARDELRRRGVPAEFLVVTDDIASAPADEADRRRGIAGDLVVFKAAGAAAAAGASLEEVVAAATHANDRTRTLGVAFDGCTLPGADAPLFTVPEGMFGIGVGIHGEPGIGEVPACSATELATLLVDRLLAERPAGAATRVAAVLNGLGRTKYEELFVLWRAVRARLDAAGLQVVAPEAGELVTSLDMSGCSLTLVWLDDELERLWCAPAHTPAYRRGDVPVADGSEGAGGAGAASSAVTGPPADAASADADPADADPADAQPRVVDPADAAEAIVLVAALQRVVAVLGELEGELGRLDAVAGDGDHGRGMVRGAGAASDAATASADAGHGAAACLRDAGQAWADRAGGTSGVLWGAGVSAAADALGARPAADPLTRAARAVRAGVDAVAALGGARPGDKTMLDAAEPFAGELERAAAAGVPLDVAWRDALAAADAAASATAGLRPRLGRARPLAERSVGTPDPGAVSFAAVLTAVWSAARAADGPDEEGTR
- the bla gene encoding class A beta-lactamase, which gives rise to MSHASGPSRRAVLQVGALALLVAACTAPRDATSSVATATSTPTPSATPTAPPALDLTAALADVEARHGVRLGVHAVDTAQGRTTGHRADERFAFCSTVKPLAAAAVLAARGVAGLDEAVPVTADDLVDFSPVTGERIGGTMTWRELGDAAVRYSDNTAGNLLLRDAGGPTGLTAYVRGIGDDVTRSDRWEPGLNATAPGDERDTSTPRALAATYGTLVVGDALGAREREVLADWLVRNTTGDALVRAAARPGWTVGDKTGAGAYATRNDVAVVWPGPLGTPEGAPVVLAILTDRPSPDAERTDAPLAEAAAVVLDALLAARTA
- a CDS encoding VOC family protein, which encodes MSDDAFGTSSSGTSPSGGGAARPRLRATSMTISTARPHEQAHFYARLLGGRVTVEEEADPGDPNGITWAQVKPPAGEAGMTINVEHEREWTPPVWPARAGEQRSTQHLDIQVDDLDAAVAWALECGAREADVQPQDEVRVMLDLDAHPFCLFV
- a CDS encoding YqjF family protein, producing the protein MSGRLPDARVRVPVSLMRWESLTFLHWPCRPDDIAPLLPDGLVPDVVDGAAWVAVTPFLLRDLRAPGLPSPPPWSRVVEVNVRTYVRHPASGTDGLWFLTLLCSRAAVVAGLRSIGLPYRRAQGAVRDAAGLTTYAARGAAGGALRATVVPGGRVAPDRWLDSVTGRWNAYTQRAGRLWRVPVDHAAWPLHAAGVTELDTDLLTWCGLPAPSGAPHVTWSPGVDVRIGAPRLLPR
- a CDS encoding prolyl oligopeptidase family serine peptidase, which translates into the protein MAAAALAVGACGTGTTEPTATSSSTTTTPTGSASPSATSSASGTATGDAVASPSLESLQEQVVDQFEPMEYDDAEAGLTIRYHLFLPEGYDGDESYPMVVFISDSSRVGDDVGAPLADYGALIWASEQQQARQPTLVLVPQYPEVIIDDLDGHTVSDYVDMTAGLIRAVQEDYEVDSDRIYGTGQSMGAMTVMYLAAQQPDLFAAELLVSGQWDTADLQGLTEETFVYVAAGGDERATRGQDDVEAMLDEANVPFGTATWDATWSPTRLEEAADELLADDDRIYFVTFEAGTVLEAGGSDDGRTSEHMASFQPAYEIAALRDWLVEQED
- a CDS encoding ribose-5-phosphate isomerase — its product is MSVARIVVGADDAGLAYKDALADLLRADPRVELVEDVGVHAGEDTAYPHVAVAAARRVAGGQADRALLVCGTGLGMAIAANKVPGVRAVTAHDTFSVQRSVLSNDAQVLCLGQRVIGLELAKVLVREWLDHEFDTASSSAAKVDAIRGYEQPGDVQPGEQQLGEQQPGGC
- a CDS encoding ABC transporter ATP-binding protein — translated: MTPPSMPSGGNAVRGFTRDPAVKAQRLHRGSLRRILAFARPYRAQLAVFLVLIALGAAAGALTPWLLQRLIDDGINRGDTRVVVGVAATVAGLAVVSAILGVAERWVSARIGEGLIHDLRTAVFDHVQRMPLAFFSRARTGALVQRLNGDVLGAQQAFTSTLSNVVSNSLTVAFVLAAMLSMSWQLTLLSLVLLPVFVLPARWFGRKIAAITRESYELGADASQTMTERFNVAGAHLVKVFGDPAVESAAYAEQTARVRDIGVKRALYSTWFRIGLTTVASIATAIVYGLGGLLAIRDELTVGVVVALAAYLGRLYGPLTAMSNVQVDVMTALVSFERVLEVLDLVPTVGEKPDAADLRTAVAARGASVELDHVAFRYPSAGEVSLASLESVATLSHDPVADTLHDVTFSVPAGAMVALVGPSGAGKTTISQLVTRMYDPTRGAVRIAGQDLRDVTAESLRATVGVVSQEAHLFHDTIAGNLRFARPDATDADIERALRAAHVWDLVASLPDGIGTVVGDRGYRLSGGERQRLAIARLLLKAPDVVVLDEATAHLDSESEAAVQAALDEALTGRTSLVIAHRLSTVRQADLIVVVEAGRVVEQGTHADLLARGGLYADLYRTQFAQAAVA
- a CDS encoding MarR family winged helix-turn-helix transcriptional regulator, which codes for MDAPLHEDDAPPADGAPRNGGPTGPSEEFLELLHDVLRNVRREASELLGHEMTPGQLRLLRTLDRCDRPRRLGELADVLDVAPRSVTSKVDQAEEDGWVRRVPDPADRRATLVELTDAGRAQLARLSERRQEGARARLDVLTPAEQTELLTLLRRVARG
- a CDS encoding DMT family transporter, whose product is MSWLVLALSGVLEAVWATALGRSDGFSRVGPTVVFGVALLASMGGLAYAMRELPTGTAYAVWVGIGASLTVLYAMATGAEPASLVKVLLILGIVGCVVGLKLTH